In Arachis stenosperma cultivar V10309 chromosome 1, arast.V10309.gnm1.PFL2, whole genome shotgun sequence, one DNA window encodes the following:
- the LOC130983177 gene encoding uncharacterized protein LOC130983177: protein MVQLIVVAMLTLSSCKENKVAIASSGSALCEAASVGGAIWILVETIEDGSSLGKEHAVSIDGTRRTKNMARELLLLLRDYSNYSSRQKQMNRELIERIVEEIDVDGEKLADAKLRLVEEMIAKLNT, encoded by the exons ATGGTGCAATTGATAGTAGTAGCCATGCTAACCCTCTCATCCTGCAAGGAAAATAAGGTTGCAATTGCTTCATCAG GGAGTGCACTTTGTGAGGCTGCTAGTGTTGGTGGGGCAATTTGGATACTGGTCGAGACTATTGAAGATGGATCTTCACTAGGGAAAGAGCATGCGGTTA GCATAGATGGAACACGGAGAACCAAGAACATGGCTCGAGAACTATTGTTGCTTCTGAGAGATTACTCCAATTATAGTTCAAGACAAAAACAAATGAATCGTGAGCTCATAGAGCGGATTGTGGAAGAAATTGATGTAGATGGAGAGAAATTGGCTGATGCTAAGCTGCGGTTAGTGGAGGAGATGATTGCAAAGCTGAACACATAA